Part of the Kitasatospora cineracea genome is shown below.
AACTGGCAAGCACCCGTACCATCGACTCCGTGACCAGCGACCCCGCCCCGCACCGCGCCCTCAACCTCGCCCTGCTCCGCGACCGCAACGACGCGGCCGTGCTGCGCGCCGTCCGCGCCGCCGAGGACGGCACCAGCCGGGTCGAACTGGCCGCCCGCACCGGACTGACCGCCCAGGCGATCAGCAAGATCACCGCCCGCCTGCTGGCCGACGGCCTGCTCACCGAGGCCGGCCGCGCACACGTCGCCGGCCGCAGCGGCAAACCCCGCACGCTGCTCCGGCTCGCCCCCCGCTCCCGGCACGCCCTCGGCGCCGAGATCGGCCGCCACGGCCTGCACCTGCTGCAGGTCGACCTCACCGGCACCGTCGTCGCCCAGGACCGGGCGCCGATCGCCCCGGACGCCCAACCCGGCCCAGTCCTCGACCGGCTGGCCGCCATGGTCCGGGAACTCACCGCCCGCACCGGGACGGACGGCCGCGTCCTCGGCCTCGGCCTCGCCTGCCCCGGCCCGCTCGACACCCGCGACGGCGTCCTCCACCAGGTCACCGGCATGCCCCGCTGGCACGGCCTCCACCTGCGCGAAGCCGTGCAGGACCGGACCGGGCTCCCGGTCCTGGTGGAGAAGAACACCACCGCCGGGGTGCTCGGCCGCCCGGGCCCCGACCACCGCGCCTTCGTCTCGCTCGGCGACGGCGCCGGGGCCGGCCTGGTGCTCGGCGGCCGCGTCCAGCGCGGCGCGCGCACCAACGCCGGCGAGTTCGGCCACCAGTGCCTCGACCCGGCCGGCCCGCCCTGCGCCTGCGGCGCCCGCGGCTGCCTGGAGGCCCTGTGCCTCACCGCCCTGCGCG
Proteins encoded:
- a CDS encoding ROK family protein; the protein is MTSDPAPHRALNLALLRDRNDAAVLRAVRAAEDGTSRVELAARTGLTAQAISKITARLLADGLLTEAGRAHVAGRSGKPRTLLRLAPRSRHALGAEIGRHGLHLLQVDLTGTVVAQDRAPIAPDAQPGPVLDRLAAMVRELTARTGTDGRVLGLGLACPGPLDTRDGVLHQVTGMPRWHGLHLREAVQDRTGLPVLVEKNTTAGVLGRPGPDHRAFVSLGDGAGAGLVLGGRVQRGARTNAGEFGHQCLDPAGPPCACGARGCLEALCLTALRDGRPDRAAAALAVGVANLVRLLDVEEVTLGGTALLDDPERYEAAIRTELATRLPDPAWQHVTLTRADPLAVPRGAAALALARLFG